AATGAGATATGTGGCCATTTGTAAGGCATGATGCCAAAAAGATGGTGGTACGGAAGCGTGAGATAGAAGTGTTCTAATTATGTTATTAATGGCTCGTATTTTGAGTTCGGATTTTCCATTTTGTGGTGATGTGTAAGGACACGAAAAACGAAATGACATTCCATTTTGAGTACAAAATTGATGAAAGGATTTGTTATTGTATTCAGTTCCATTGTCGCATTGGAAGGTTTTGATTTGTTTTCCAAATTGTATGTTAATATATTTGTTAAAAGTTAGAAAGACGGAATATGTATCAGATTTGTTTGCTAAGGGGAAAGTCCATAGGAAATTGGAGTAGTTATTTAGAAATAATAGGTAATAGTGATGTCCGGATGTACTTAGTACGGGTGAGGTCCATAAGTCACTATGAATAATGTCAAAAGGTGAAAGTGAAGTTGAACGAGAAGTAACAAATGGCATTTTTATGTGTTTTCCAAATACGCAAGATTGACAAACAGAATTTAAAGAACTTTTATTACAAGTAATGAAACTTTTATTTCTAAGAGAATTTAAAATATTTGCTCCGGGATGTCCAAGACGATTATGCCATAAGTCTTGAGAAACGGCAACAAATGAACTAGGCGATGTGACACGTTGCAACATGGAAGTGGAGATGGGGTATAGGTCGCCGGTACTATTACATCTCAATATTGGCGTGCCCTGGGGAAActccttcacagtaaaaccaaaaggatcaaatgATATAGATATATTATTATCAAGAGTAAGACGTCGAACCGATACAAGGTTTTTAATTAGTTTAGGGGCATGTAGAATATTGTTCAAGTATAGTGGATGGTGTGGGTTGTTTATTTTAGATTGTCCCAACCCTTGTATTGGTATCCCATAACCATTTCCAACTATAATTTGTTTAGAGTGATTTAATGGAGAATAAGACGAGAGTAAACCTGAGTTCGCAGCCATGTGAGAAGTAGCCCCTGAATCCATGTACCATGTTTCGTCCGGAGAATTTAGAGACATAGTGTGAAGCACATTATTCAACTCAGTAGGACAAAACTGGCTAGTTTCCACATTGTAAGCTTGCTGATGAGGGCTAGGACTGAGAAGCCCAGCTTGGTTGCTATTGGGCCTGACCCAATTCGTAGTTGGATAAGGGCATGGAGGAGTCTGCTGAGCCCAAGGGTTTTGTTGATAACCCCAATTGGTAAATGGCGGTTGCTGTTGTTTCCAATTAGTCGGCGAAGATGAGGGAATGCCACCCGATTGATAAAAGTTGGACCATCCACGACCCCGATTGCTATTATTACGACCCCGACCATTGTGACCCCGATTATTACCTCGACCTCGTTGAGTGTTGTATCGTGGTTGTGACTGGTCAATTGGAGATGACGATTTTGTGGTAGTGGTGGTGATTAGATCAGCGTCGTTATTGCCAGTGTTGTGGATAATTTGTTTTTGCTTTCGTGTTTCTTCTAAAATAAGCTTGGAACGTGCTTCATAAAAAGATGGCAGCTTATCTAATTGAGTAAAATACGTTCCCACGGTGTCGAAGTTGTCATTCAAGCCGGCGATGAGTTGAAGGACCATTCGCTCGTTGGATACTTTGTCCCCAACATTCATCAATTGATCGGCTAGAGACTGGAGTTGTTGACAATAGGCTGAAACATTGGCAAAATCATCAAGCTTGATTGTTGAAAATTGCCTGTGAAGGTATAACGCTCTGGAATTCTTGTTGTCTTGAAAAACGGATTGTAATCGAGACCAGGCAGCAGCAGCAGTGGTTTCGTCTTGTTCCATGACGGTATTGAGAAGCTCGGTGGAAAGAGTGCCATAAATCCATTGTAACACAATAGCATCCAATCAAAGCCACATTGGATCTGTGTTGGGATTGGTGGTGTTGGTGGTGTTGGTGGAAGATGAGTCATCAGTTGGTGGGATGATATGATCGAGTACACCATAGGCTGTGCAATGGAGTTTAAACAAACGAGACCAAGAATTGTAAAGGCTGTTATTGAGTTCCAAAGTAATAGGTATGAGATTTTTAATGTTTGAAATTGTTAAGGCAGGATGAAAGTTTTGCTTGTCTGCCATTGTAGGTTGATAAAGTGGAAGAAATTTGCAGAAAATGGAGTGTGAATTTGAGAGGAGAAAGGCCTGATACCATGAAAGTAATTGAATTGCTTGCCTTTATTCATCAGTTTAACATACAATATATACACGTACATGGACCCAGTATTGGGTAACTAACTATCAGTAAAAAAGGGGATAGaatcctgatgttatgcgaggtgtatataaaatagcttatattttactaggaaaaactattaaatacgatacaattttacacaagatatttatttatttatagaatggatatacttaaaccttgctacaacacttataggcagtgtacctaatcgtacagtagtgtagtttttagtaagtccggttcgttccacagggaaatctttaaacaaagctcaacgctatattagtttacttttataaaaatacaaacatatatatataagtaatattattattataaagggggtttttaccgtttaatgaccggtttgtcgattttaaaactttagtcgcagttaaaacctaatgtaaaatattaaataaataaaagacttaatttaaagcgtaaagtaaataacgataatgaaattgcgaataataaaagtgcgataaaataaacttgcgataattaaaaagtacgataattaaaagtgcgattaaataacaataaataaaagtgcgataattagaagtgcaattaaatataaaataaaggaaattaaatatgaaataaaagaattatgcttaattaaacttccgtaatcatgatatttgacgtgttgattttagttttatgcccatgggttaattgtcctttgtcctggattatttaatctgtccgtctggtttttgtccataacagtccatcagtcataaatattaagtgcgagtgtcctcgtcaaattattattatacccgaagttaaatattccaactaattggggattcgaattgtaacaaggttttaatactttgtttaatgaatacaccaggttatcaactgcgtgtaaaccaaggttttactactttgttaacaattacaccaattacccttgaatgtaatttcacccctgttttaattattctagtggctattaatccattcccgtgtccggttaaatgaacgattattcgtacatataaataccccgcccatcgtgtccgattgagtgtatatggtaatttatagggacgcccaattgtaaatctttatattaacattaacaaactttcatttagttaaacaaatataaagcccattaatagcccatagtctaatttccacaagtgtcgttcttttgtccaaaccccaattatggtacaaagcccaattacccaattttagtaattagcccaacatcatgattacttcgttttaaataagcataataataacttagctacgagacatcaatataaaaaggttgaacataacttacaatgatttaaaaatagcgtagcgttacacggacagaatttcgacttacacccttacaatatttgctaacatacccttattattagaattataattaaaattaaaatataaattatatatatatatatatatcgtttacgtatgataagagaagaaaaagatgatgattttgatcagaattcggttggctttataggcagtttttaattttggggctccgcgactcgcggtgatatcctcttcaaactccgcgagtcgcggagaatgaatttacagctcagtccttggagtctttctctgccgacggtttttatttatatatataatatatatataattaatataattaattatatattatattatatttatatacatagttaacttgtaatttttagtccgttgcgtcgagcgttaagagttgactctggtcccggttccggattttcgaacgtccttgcgtacaatttaatatcttgtactttgcgttttgaatcttgtactcttgtaatttcgagacgtttcttatcaataattggaacctttttgattgtcttttgtacttttgagctttttggtcgtttgcgtcttcaattcgtcgaatctgtcttttgtcttcaccttttattatttaaacgaatatcacttgtaaatagaacaattgcaaataaaagcttgtctttcttgaggaataatgctatgaaatatatgttcgtttttagcattatcaaatattcccacacttgagcgttgcttgtcctcaagcaatatcgtcttgaaatattagaatcacttctttattcttcacactttgtacatcagtgatttctatacggcggtataaacaatggtagtaacgatatggtttacagtcccacatgactataaaaatttagatccattaatgaaattggatctttatgaaaacatttgatcttttgaaaattaaatctagtttttaccctagataagttttccgggataaccctttaccggtgtttgcaaaatatttttgtgggtttggtaggtttcagatttgaaaattttagatcaaaacttatggttttgtgtcacccacttgctaaccttgtattaggaaagcaacacgtccagtttacttgttccgtatattacctttcggcaaactaccgtccggttgtaaaggaaagcgttgaacaagcaactgttaaggcaatgtcccgtgacatgcttttgattatggtctataacgtgtcggatgcaattactatccttggtaggagcaatagtaaagctcacccttataatttttcggtctggcacaaggtcctgtctttgaccactatgcaaccaccgttcttacggttgacacccgatttggttcaggtgacctaatgaattccaggtgaattcctaggtttttacgttcaatggtaatgaacgcattgaaaatagggttttcagaaaataaatcggtttataattttgatcaaaatattttctcgttcaagctcgagtttagatatcattgaattccatgagtttgaattctcaatctttaaggtcaatctctaggattgagtaatatcagtcttaaaagctgatttttaatctttaaggagattatcctttctggggatctgattcattagtcttatccagctaatttgcatggtgcccccccattgtacgagataaatccttctcatggttaggataaatccgaccacatggcgaccctgtttaatgctgaggtccgtggatttcctgctgattttagtgatgacttttctagatttttcgtcaacctacagctggtctgaacgacaacttcatgacctaaatcaagaagcgcgtttctttttcagaagactttacttccttttaatgatggaattgattcatcgtgtagatccatctcttcttttctttcatcgggtaaaacagtttagtttagtccaaagcaaaagtattttcagttatttgttacagatatatgtgacatatgtttaaaataacttggtaaattttcccacacttggctttttatttttctttttatcgtcctctattccattttaaatgaattttgacattttagtttgtttcttaatttatgtcctttccgaggtaacaataatttcggtgttaaaacctagttttatcgttcataaatatgtataaacatgatttgaattcatttaattgaaaattttgaaaaattttactagaattgggtagtcagtatataagactagggctgttctttattatcatagagcactagattctaatacaactactgctttactagtatttttaatggtaaccaaatgtataaagtaaaaatttttaaaatccgaaagaatttaaccccttcccacacttaagatcttgcaatgccctcatttgcaagaaatcagtaacaatttaaattattgagggtgattagtgtgaaaatgattaaattttaccaaagtttccaaatatattggcgtttgtttgctgaatgataaatggtgcacatcatttgttcattccgtcttgttgttatttcacatatattttgcatcttgtcgtcaaaattagttgcttttgctgaacttaatgccagtctttgaaaatgcgttgttttaccctgttgtgtacataagataaactgcaaatatatatacatatttttgaagtttggtatattaccccacattcaaaaattattaaaatttaagaataaaagttagataattaatgattacaatattaacaaaagtattaaacgtatcaa
This genomic window from Rutidosis leptorrhynchoides isolate AG116_Rl617_1_P2 chromosome 2, CSIRO_AGI_Rlap_v1, whole genome shotgun sequence contains:
- the LOC139888136 gene encoding uncharacterized protein, whose amino-acid sequence is MEQDETTAAAAWSRLQSVFQDNKNSRALYLHRQFSTIKLDDFANVSAYCQQLQSLADQLMNVGDKVSNERMVLQLIAGLNDNFDTVGTYFTQLDKLPSFYEARSKLILEETRKQKQIIHNTGNNDADLITTTTTKSSSPIDQSQPRYNTQRGRGNNRGHNGRGRNNSNRGRGWSNFYQSGGIPSSSPTNWKQQQPPFTNWGYQQNPWAQQTPPCPYPTTNWVRPNSNQAGLLSPSPHQQAYNVETSQFCPTELNNVLHTMSLNSPDETWYMDSGATSHMAANSGVSPGHANIEM